From the genome of Verrucomicrobiia bacterium, one region includes:
- a CDS encoding AMP-binding protein — MSKTFDQLWAETFHYVKEHSPYYRELLARHQTVPAFASVPRLDKQTLSERNADFLCVAPERIVETVTTSGTTGQPLLWQLTTADLQRLAINEQLSFGCAGLTARDTVLIAVALDRCFMAGLAYWLGLREIGAGIVRTGAGSPLLVLEMLRRAQPTAIVGVPSFLRLVAEKAREQGLDLRAASVRKLICIGEPIRDPDFQLNRSGASLEAAWNAKVYSTYGITELANSLCECEVGQGGHLHDQQLHLEILDEAGQPVPEGEVGEVVATTFGVEAMPLLRYRTGDCAALFRGPCACGRTTPRLGPIVGRRQHKLKVKGVSLYPATLTAVLEQTAGVETFVVVAHRESDLSDRIEVLVQGAVAVRELEEAFKAQTRITPHIRQVTRDEIMALQQPPGARKRRVFVDQR, encoded by the coding sequence GTGAGCAAAACATTCGATCAACTTTGGGCCGAGACGTTCCATTACGTGAAGGAACACTCGCCCTATTACCGCGAGCTGTTGGCGCGTCACCAAACCGTGCCCGCGTTCGCTTCCGTGCCCCGGCTCGACAAACAAACGCTGTCCGAGCGTAACGCAGATTTTCTGTGCGTCGCCCCGGAGCGCATTGTCGAGACCGTGACCACGAGCGGGACGACCGGCCAACCGTTGCTCTGGCAGCTCACCACCGCCGATCTGCAACGTCTGGCGATCAATGAACAACTCTCCTTCGGCTGCGCCGGGCTGACCGCGCGCGACACCGTGTTGATTGCGGTGGCGCTGGACCGTTGTTTCATGGCGGGTTTGGCGTATTGGCTGGGGCTGCGCGAAATCGGTGCTGGCATCGTGCGCACCGGGGCCGGTTCGCCGTTGCTTGTGTTGGAAATGCTGCGGCGCGCGCAACCAACGGCGATTGTCGGCGTGCCGTCGTTCCTGCGTCTGGTGGCCGAGAAAGCGCGGGAGCAGGGGTTGGATTTGCGGGCCGCCTCCGTGCGTAAATTGATCTGCATTGGGGAACCGATTCGCGATCCGGATTTTCAGTTGAACCGCTCGGGCGCGAGCCTCGAAGCCGCGTGGAACGCGAAGGTGTATTCCACCTACGGCATCACCGAGCTGGCCAATTCGCTTTGTGAATGTGAAGTCGGGCAGGGCGGACATCTGCACGATCAACAGTTGCACCTGGAAATTTTGGATGAGGCCGGGCAACCCGTTCCCGAGGGCGAAGTGGGGGAAGTGGTGGCCACCACGTTTGGTGTCGAGGCCATGCCGTTGTTGCGCTATCGCACCGGCGATTGCGCGGCGTTGTTTCGCGGGCCTTGCGCGTGCGGACGCACCACGCCGCGGCTCGGGCCGATTGTTGGTCGTCGCCAGCACAAACTCAAAGTCAAAGGCGTCTCGCTGTATCCCGCCACGTTGACGGCGGTGTTGGAACAGACGGCGGGCGTGGAAACCTTTGTGGTGGTGGCGCACCGGGAAAGTGATTTGTCGGATCGCATCGAGGTGCTGGTGCAGGGCGCGGTGGCGGTGCGGGAACTGGAGGAGGCGTTCAAGGCGCAAACCCGAATCACGCCGCACATCCGCCAGGTGACGCGCGATGAAATCATGGCGTTGCAACAACCGCCGGGCGCGCGGAAGCGACGGGTATTCGTGGATCAGCGATGA
- a CDS encoding FAD-dependent oxidoreductase codes for MNPDVDIAVVGAGASGLAAAVSAARTGAQTLLLDARPAPGGTGGFSGLTTLCGLYDEDGKFLNDGFVREFAEALAETNEAAPARASSTRDLATPHPGVSQRQGRVWVLPYRPTRFRELASQLTTNTPNLRAEWNRSVTEVVCAGNRITQLNGVRVGAVIDCSGVAAVAQAVGAETLATDARTQAAAIIFPLKKVRRVFSSVADMAQVLLPLARARFPALHLQPGFAPGEFTAKFAGSAEQVPALLAFLRANVPGFEPCETVPAEITVTARAGRMIIGAYVLTGADVLGGRKFADAAARGAWPIEQWPEGQAARFRYLPPHTHYEIPRRCLRAARFENLFMAGKCLSADADAIASARVMGLGLATGAAAGVLAVDSLTSTRFK; via the coding sequence ATGAACCCTGATGTGGACATCGCGGTGGTGGGCGCTGGCGCTTCCGGTCTGGCGGCGGCGGTGAGCGCGGCGCGCACCGGTGCGCAAACCCTGTTGCTGGATGCGCGACCTGCTCCCGGCGGCACGGGTGGGTTCAGCGGTCTCACGACGCTGTGCGGCTTGTATGACGAGGACGGAAAGTTTTTGAACGACGGTTTTGTCCGCGAATTTGCCGAGGCTTTGGCGGAGACCAACGAAGCGGCGCCAGCTCGCGCGTCATCCACCCGCGACCTGGCGACTCCGCATCCGGGTGTGTCGCAGCGCCAAGGACGAGTCTGGGTGTTGCCGTATCGTCCGACCCGGTTTCGTGAACTGGCGTCGCAGCTTACCACCAACACTCCCAATCTGCGTGCCGAATGGAATCGTTCGGTCACCGAGGTTGTCTGCGCAGGGAATCGCATTACGCAGCTCAACGGCGTGCGCGTCGGCGCGGTGATTGATTGCAGTGGTGTGGCGGCGGTGGCGCAAGCGGTCGGTGCGGAAACGCTGGCCACTGACGCGCGCACCCAGGCAGCCGCCATAATTTTTCCGCTAAAAAAAGTGCGGCGCGTTTTTAGTTCGGTGGCGGACATGGCGCAAGTGCTTTTGCCGCTGGCGCGCGCGCGCTTTCCCGCGCTGCATTTGCAACCAGGTTTTGCGCCCGGAGAATTCACCGCCAAGTTTGCCGGCTCTGCGGAACAAGTGCCGGCGTTGCTTGCGTTTTTGCGCGCGAACGTTCCGGGTTTTGAACCGTGCGAAACCGTTCCAGCGGAGATCACCGTCACGGCGCGCGCGGGACGGATGATCATCGGGGCGTATGTGCTGACCGGTGCGGATGTACTGGGCGGGCGCAAATTTGCAGATGCGGCGGCGCGAGGCGCGTGGCCGATTGAGCAATGGCCGGAAGGGCAAGCGGCGCGGTTCCGTTATTTGCCGCCGCACACGCATTACGAGATTCCGCGGCGTTGCCTGCGCGCGGCGCGGTTTGAAAATCTGTTCATGGCGGGCAAATGTCTGAGCGCCGATGCCGACGCCATCGCCAGCGCGCGGGTGATGGGGCTGGGGTTGGCGACTGGCGCGGCGGCTGGAGTTTTGGCGGTGGATTCTCTAACTTCGACCCGGTTTAAGTGA
- a CDS encoding phosphopantetheine-binding protein translates to MISPTEIEAKLLDFLQREVFAPDVAVTPELDLVAAGFDSMSLVRLLVFIETDYGFWIPETEITTEALQNVRALAATLARLLNVR, encoded by the coding sequence ATGATCAGCCCAACCGAAATTGAAGCCAAACTGCTGGACTTCCTGCAACGGGAAGTGTTCGCGCCCGACGTGGCGGTGACGCCGGAACTGGATCTCGTCGCGGCGGGCTTCGATTCCATGTCGCTCGTGCGTCTGCTCGTGTTCATCGAAACCGATTACGGATTTTGGATTCCGGAAACCGAGATCACCACGGAAGCCTTGCAAAACGTCCGCGCCCTGGCCGCCACCCTCGCGCGTCTGCTCAATGTCCGCTGA
- a CDS encoding AMP-binding protein, which produces MNSDANLFHSLARTARERPEHVAIIEADVPVTYGELLRRTEALAGALQKSGVEAGQRIGLTFANSVHYVALTYALWRCGAVVVPVPAEGSEDEAREIIAAMQLQGWITSDPRADSVSLAADIFFTPLTPDTLPDNHGLDLAFIRFTSGTTNVRKGVALSHTTLRARIASANQAFRVTADDTVIWCLPMAHHFLITIVLYIEAGATIVLVRQVLAQSFLATTNRWRGTLLYAAPFHYAILARDASTTPLPTVRLAVSTTCALPESVAQDFWKRFNRPLVQALGVIELGLVAINLEDPRGRWNSVGRAAGAFEIQLHQPDADGCGELRVRGPGICDAYVAPWMGQAQFLTDGWFATGDLGRRDAEGYLQLLSRKTAVINLAGRKVFPEEIEAVLNQHPDVSESRVFGRQHPHLGEVVEAELVPKSGALEVNSVLRHCRAHLAAYKIPMRFHVVAALPRTPVTGKIRRAAPAA; this is translated from the coding sequence ATGAATTCTGACGCCAATCTGTTTCACTCGCTCGCCCGGACGGCGCGCGAACGACCGGAGCACGTGGCGATAATCGAAGCGGACGTGCCGGTCACTTACGGCGAATTGTTGCGACGGACCGAAGCGCTGGCTGGAGCGCTGCAAAAAAGCGGGGTCGAGGCGGGCCAACGCATCGGGCTGACGTTCGCGAACAGTGTTCATTACGTGGCGTTGACCTATGCGCTTTGGCGGTGTGGCGCAGTGGTGGTGCCCGTGCCGGCGGAAGGTTCGGAAGATGAAGCGCGGGAAATCATCGCCGCCATGCAATTGCAGGGTTGGATCACGTCCGATCCCCGGGCCGACAGCGTGTCGCTGGCCGCGGACATTTTTTTCACGCCCCTGACGCCGGACACGCTCCCGGATAATCACGGGCTGGATCTGGCTTTCATCCGTTTCACCTCCGGCACCACTAACGTCCGCAAGGGCGTGGCGTTATCACACACCACCCTCCGCGCGCGGATCGCCTCGGCGAACCAGGCGTTCCGCGTCACGGCGGATGACACGGTGATTTGGTGTTTGCCGATGGCGCATCATTTCCTGATCACCATCGTGCTCTACATCGAAGCCGGCGCGACCATCGTGCTGGTGCGCCAGGTGCTCGCGCAGTCCTTTCTCGCGACCACCAATCGCTGGCGCGGCACGTTGCTGTACGCGGCGCCGTTTCATTACGCCATCCTTGCGCGGGACGCTTCCACCACGCCACTGCCGACGGTACGTCTCGCGGTTTCCACCACCTGCGCGTTGCCGGAAAGCGTCGCCCAGGATTTTTGGAAGCGGTTCAATCGTCCGCTCGTTCAGGCGCTCGGGGTGATTGAACTGGGATTGGTGGCCATCAATCTGGAGGACCCGCGCGGACGTTGGAATTCGGTTGGTCGCGCGGCGGGAGCATTTGAAATTCAACTCCACCAGCCGGATGCGGACGGCTGCGGCGAACTGCGGGTGCGCGGTCCCGGAATCTGCGACGCCTACGTGGCCCCGTGGATGGGTCAGGCTCAGTTCTTGACGGACGGTTGGTTTGCCACCGGAGATTTGGGGCGAAGGGATGCGGAGGGCTATCTGCAATTGCTCTCGCGCAAAACCGCCGTCATCAATCTGGCGGGACGCAAGGTGTTTCCCGAAGAAATTGAAGCCGTGTTGAACCAACACCCGGACGTGAGCGAATCGCGCGTGTTTGGGCGGCAACACCCGCATCTCGGCGAAGTGGTCGAGGCGGAACTCGTTCCGAAAAGCGGCGCGTTGGAAGTGAACTCGGTGTTGCGCCATTGCCGCGCGCATCTGGCGGCGTACAAAATCCCGATGCGTTTTCACGTCGTCGCCGCCTTGCCCCGCACGCCGGTCACTGGCAAGATTCGCCGCGCCGCTCCGGCGGCCTGA